The genome window GGCGGCTGGGGTATCCCTTGCCGGTGGAGATGTTTAAGGCGAATAAGCGGGCTGAGCGATATTAAGATTCTGGGTTCACAAAAAAATATTCGTGACTATTTTAGTTTTGTTTTTCTTTGACGATTTTTTTAACATGCTGCATATGCTCTCGATGGGTTTTCAGCGTTCTTTCAAGCCTCCCGGATTCAATCCTATCGATTGTTTTCCGGACTTCAGTTTCGGACAAGATGGCATTTTTTTTGGATTTGATAAATTTGATATATCCTCTGGGATAGGTGACGTTTGCCGGCATTGTGGTTTTAAATGTGGCATCGCCGACAAATACAATCACAGAAAAAATTTTTCCCGGTGAAATGTTCAATAATTTTTCAAGTGTTTTGATATGTTTGAAATTTTGATGCAAAGGGTTTTGGAATCGGGTTTTGTGTTTGAAAATGCTCTGAGTCCACATTTTTTTGTCTTGACTGCCAAATATCCATCCTTTCATGTTTTTTGTTTCCACAACAAAAATGCCATATTGGGAAACAATAATGTGGTCGATTTGTGTCGTGCCGTCATCTGTGGGGAGGGTAACATTTTTTATCAAGTGGTATTTTTTCTTGTCCAAAAACAAACTTGTGGTGATATTGATGATAACTTCACCAATAAAACCCTTAAACAACGGCGATTTGAGAAATACTAAGAAGATGAGAATAACAAAAACATACCAGTATTCAGCCAGTACAGGTACGAAAAAAGCAGGTGTCAGATTCATTTGAAAATCCTTTTTTGGGTTATGTGTTTTATTCCCGAACTTCGCCTTTGAAAACTTCCCGAACATGCCAGGTCCGAAATGCCATGCTGGGTTGATAAATTGTTCTGTTAGGGGCTGTAAGCCTCTGGCCGTGATAATTCAACAACCATTTGTTGAAGGCATCAGACCCGTTGGCACGATCCGAGACCAAAATTTTCATGTCTTCTGAGAAGGTAAATGCGCCCCGGTCGAATAACTTGTGATGAAGCGTACACAGGGCAAGGCCATTTTTTTCCTCATCAGGGCCACCGGCAGTGTGCCATTTGAT of Desulfotignum phosphitoxidans DSM 13687 contains these proteins:
- a CDS encoding nuclease-related domain-containing protein; translated protein: MNLTPAFFVPVLAEYWYVFVILIFLVFLKSPLFKGFIGEVIINITTSLFLDKKKYHLIKNVTLPTDDGTTQIDHIIVSQYGIFVVETKNMKGWIFGSQDKKMWTQSIFKHKTRFQNPLHQNFKHIKTLEKLLNISPGKIFSVIVFVGDATFKTTMPANVTYPRGYIKFIKSKKNAILSETEVRKTIDRIESGRLERTLKTHREHMQHVKKIVKEKQN